One part of the Rutidosis leptorrhynchoides isolate AG116_Rl617_1_P2 chromosome 1, CSIRO_AGI_Rlap_v1, whole genome shotgun sequence genome encodes these proteins:
- the LOC139861196 gene encoding uncharacterized protein, with translation MVGLFSRFSISRNGHRRSQTTLDERAVLPPDTEVAESDTVVVATATTPHGIEVIVEFKPVEHPTEPFDNDQPINCPMPEPSILNDGRIWKERASAGVQRRTDLSMVQEGGVGPPQPEPPGTKSQRRPNRTILPSISAPEHNILKLLEECNASGM, from the exons ATGGTGGGTCTTTTCTCAAGGTTTTCTATAAGCAGAAACGGTCATCGTCGTTCCCAAACTACACTT GATGAGAGGGCAGTATTACCACCAGATACAGAAGTTGCAGAATCGGACACGGTTGTTGTAGCCACGGCTACAACTCCGCACGGAATCGAAGTAATAGTCGAGTTCAAGCCCGTTGAACATCCGACCGAACCTTTTGACAATGATCAACCTATTAATTGCCCAATGCCCGAACCTTCAATTCTCAAT GACGGAAGAATATGGAAAGAGCGTGCAAGTGCAGGCGTGCAAAGGAGGACGGATTTGTCAATGGTACAGGAAGGAGGTGTGGGCCCACCACAACCCGAGCCACCTGGAACAAAATCTCAACGGAGACCAAACCGAACAATATTGCCATCAATCAGTGCACCTGAACATAACATTCTTAAGCTGTTAGAAGAATGTAATGCCTCTGGGATGTAA
- the LOC139877895 gene encoding protein SENSITIVE TO UV 2, with protein sequence MADDQDFEMWDDEFLQKAIQLTEAAVCSSSSNPTQQPPQHNFRPPPQQTFPPPQPYFRPPPPPQPLYVPSISYSPPRELSQRVKEDNHKISMNHGFDCSNGINRSFLNEDDNCSKQKEIDRLKEELGRMSKQLTNMEQECVELRKVRVNGENNLRLGHSVNGSRYDEALCTKKINLKLKDTMEDHSVVRLETKGTIPCKTVGVQTDDERAISTDEQTLSANLTIEKSLSVSRKLASIWEPQCDHQSKTNLVTRLFVACETDLQVLFGSLGWNIPSKKTTHKMEVASNNSIQAFEAAKISHLYLTLTKISYDIGRLDDFLEALIDLCCLQNTMIAHRSLCVLNVVLKHMMSMDKRLCCRDNVIFNDPSNLNKGFGKHSGMGESISETCNSHHLVWTSSIIAKKIWNKDTLQDGSSPLISNSKWLFLYQTMHHILTRDSEDIMRVEAVSIMNIIVLRTDAYGERKMYGEVTVFQTISQLLGKESGIGVRKQIVHLLYLLLNCPNLMSMFCSSCKEEGTSAEVSTMNAETTLPFQCSGTILDGLTDCLVCNGNGAPATLVLKLQRHVVVLLGLLASSGRHGFELLLGRNLSQRTNYLHLILHVLASELDVGSSDSVQPSDDFRERTLLIREVLSLLNKLASSSQYSTSVLRILTNRDMACLTVDIATRLSQKSKWFLQPDTVTRQMRESEIMDLAQNFKKRVFNFLGDATSSER encoded by the exons ATGGCAGACGATCAAGATTTCGAAATGTGGGATGATGAATTCCTCCAAAAAGCTATTCAACTCACTGAAGCCGCCGTTTGTTCTTCATCCTCAAACCCTACTCAACAACCACCGCAACATAATTTCCGGCCACCACCGCAGCAAACATTTCCGCCACCTCAACCATATTTCCGGCCGCCGCCGCCACCACAACCGCTATATGTACCTTCGATCAGCTATTCTCCGCCGAGAGAACTGTCTCAAAGAGTTAAAGAAGATAATCATAAAATCTCAATGAATCACGGTTTCGATTGCTCGAACGGAATTAATCGTTCTTTTTTAAATGAAGATGATAATTGTTCGAAACAAAAAGAAATCGATCGATTGAAG GAAGAATTGGGGAGAATGTCGAAACAGCTAACTAACATG GAACAAGAATGTGTGGAGCTTAGGAAGGTTCGAGTAAACGGCGAGAACAATCTTAGATTAGGTCATTCTGTAAATGGATCCAGATATGATGAAGCTTTATGTACAAAGAAGATAAACTT GAAACTCAAAGATACTATGGAAGATCATTCTGTTGTTCGTCTAGAGACTAAAG GTACCATTCCCTGCAAGACTGTAGGGGTTCAGACTGATGATGAACGTGCCATATCGACTGATGAACAGACCTTATCAGCTAACTTGACTATAGAGAAGAGTTTATCAGTGTCGAGAAAATTGGCAAGCATCTGGGAACCACAATGTGATCATCAGTCAAAAACTAACCTAGTTACCAGGTTGTTTGTGGCTTGTGAAACTGATCTACAGGTTCTTTTTGGATCCTTAGGGTGGAACATACCATCTAAAAAGACCACACATAAAATGGAAGTGGCTTCAAACAATTCAATTCAGGCTTTTGAAGCTGCAAAAATTTCTCATCTCTACTTAACATTAACAAAG ATCAGTTATGATATTGGAAGATTGGATGACTTCTTGGAAGCATTGATTGATCTATGTTGTCTTCAAAAT ACTATGATTGCTCACAGATCTCTTTGTGTACTGAATGTGGTTTTGAAACACATGATGAGTATGGATAAAAGATTGTGCTGCAG GGACAATGTCATTTTTAATGACCCATCCAATTTGAATAAAGGCTTTGGAAAACATTCTGGAATGGGTGAGAGTATCAGCGAGACCTGTAATTCACATCATCTGGTTTGGACAAGTTCGATAATTGCTAAGAAGATCTGGAACAAGGACACGTTGCAAGATGGATCCTCACCGTTAATTTCTAATTCGAAATGGTTGTTTCTTTATCAAACAATGCATCACATTCTCACAAGAGATAGCGAAGACATTATGAGAGTGGAGGCAGTTTCTATCATGAATATTATTGTCTTACGAACTGATGCTTACGGGGAAAGGAAAAT GTATGGAGAAGTGACGGTTTTTCAAACGATCTCTCAGCTGCTAGGAAAAGAATCCGGGATTGGTGTGCGGAAGCAAATCGTACATCTTCTCTATCTTCTGCTAAATT GTCCAAATTTAATGTCAATGTTCTGTTCGTCCTGTAAAGAAGAGGGGACAAGTGCAGAAGTTTCAACCATGAATGCTGAAACTACCCTTCCATTTCAATGCTCGGGTACTATTCTAGATGGTTTAACTGATTGCTTAGTTTGTAATGGAAATGGTGCACCAGCAACTTTG GTCTTGAAACTTCAACGACATGTTGTCGTTTTGCTGGGTCTCTTAGCATCATCAGGTAGACATGGGTTTGAACTTTTGTTGGGGCGTAATCTTTCGCAAAGGACCAATTATCTTCACTTGATACTGCATGTATTGGCTTCTGAACTTGACGTTGGATCGTCTGATTCTGTTCAGCCCTCTGACGATTTCAGAGAAAG AACATTGTTGATTCGTGAAGTGCTCAGCCTTTTAAATAAACTTGCATCAAGTTCCCAATACTCGACATCGGTTTTACGCATTCTTACAAATAGAGACATGGCATGTTTGACCGTTGACATTGCTACCAGGTTATCACAAAAATCTAAATGGTTTCTACAACCCGATACTGTGACCAGGCAGATGAGGGAATCTGAGATTATGGATTTAGCTCAGAATTTTAAAAAGAGAGTGTTCAATTTCTTAGGAGATGCCACATCATCAGAAAGATAA
- the LOC139878018 gene encoding F-box/kelch-repeat protein At3g06240-like: protein MTSTETQIDVLISEILSRLPVKSVLRFRCVSKEWYSLLTSQSLKNKHLDRITDDIHQNPNMLLQVSGRKFMKTIDCEVDEDAELITHTRPLPSILKRKKVVILASFHGLVCAGILDKHDSSHYSDLFLWNPLTNEFKRLSKTNYHKDCYTVLNPRCGLYYSSSDNDYKLLCVKPFDDSVYIYSLKKDSWQKMADATNSLKKLKPQSRNEHWSQCIWLNDNLFFVKKGIFPKETGFDFDWPSYSIIKFDTKTEKFTEILIPSGYKESNHLFIVGCKPNPTLVGDKCQDQHISS from the coding sequence ATGACGTCGACAGAGACCCAAATCGACGTTCTTATTTCCGAGATACTATCCCGGCTTCCGGTGAAATCCGTACTCCGTTTCAGGTGTGTTTCTAAGGAATGGTATTCGTTGTTAACATCACAATCTTTAAAAAACAAGCACTTGGATCGTATAACCGACGACATTCATCAAAACCCTAACATGCTTCTTCAAGTATCTGGACGTAAGTTCATGAAAACCATAGACTGCGAAGTAGACGAAGATGCCGAGCTCATAACACATACCCGTCCATTACCGTCTATATTAAAACGGAAAAAAGTTGTGATTTTAGCATCTTTTCATGGACTGGTATGTGCAGGCATATTAGATAAACATGACAGTTCTCATTATTCAGATTTATTTTTATGGAATCCTTTGACGAATGAGTTCAAGAGGTTGTCAAAAACTAATTACCACAAGGATTGTTACACTGTCCTAAATCCACGATGCGGGTTGTATTATAGCTCATCTGATAATGACTACAAGCTTCTATGTGTAAAGCCTTTTGATGATAGTGTATACATTTACTCATTAAAAAAAGACTCATGGCAAAAGATGGCTGATGCAACAAACAGCCTAAAGAAATTAAAACCACAGTCTAGAAACGAACATTGGAGCCAATGTATTTGGTTGAATGATAATCTCTTTTTTGTAAAAAAGGGGATCTTCCCAAAGGAAACAGGATTTGATTTCGATTGGCCGTCATATTCAATTATAAAGTTCGACACTAAGACTGAAAAGTTCACAGAGATATTAATTCCTTCTGGTTACAAAGAAAGTAATCACCTATTTATTGTTGGGTGCAAACCCAATCCCACATTGGTTGGGGACAAATGTCAAgatcaacatataagctcatga
- the LOC139878178 gene encoding uncharacterized protein, translated as MEVEGVKEEVKKMKQDGTKISFWNDIWVGVSKLKDQFPSLFRLSSKRNGWIADMGVCNENGLMEWDLGFSNYLNEYENIQLQTLLSLLSGKVFDRSKEDVIQWVHSVDKVFTVAEGIRVMLSYNLVNEVDWLNIVWNKFVPTKIAIFHWQTIQGGVPVKEVLGYRRCLRDITDDKCGWCLSHVESIDHLFLHCSWSHKIWSALFNWWNVCWIIPSNILEFSLEWSNGLGMKASKFWKLIGPVTLWAMWLARNELVFNGVYLCGS; from the exons ATGGAGGTTGAAGGTGTTAAAGAGGAAGTTAAGAAGATGAAGCAAGATG GTACAAAGATTTCCTTTTGGAATGATATTTGGGTAGGCGTCTCAAAATTAAAAGATCAATTCCCGTCTCTTTTTCGTTTGTCTTCGAAAAGAAATGGGTGGATTGCGGATATGGGGGTGTGTAATGAGAATGGTCTTATGGAGTGGGATCTTGGGTTTTCAAACTACCTAAATGAATATGAAAATATTCAACTTCAAACTTTATTGTCTTTGCTAAGTGGGAAAGTTTTTGATCGTTCCAAAGAAGATGTAATTCAATGGGTGCATTCAGTTGATAAAGTGTTCACGGTTGCGGAAGGGATACGAGTGATGCTTTCTTATAATTTGGTTAATGAAGTCGATTGGCTAAATATAGTTTGGAATAAATTTGTTCCTACAAAGATAGCTATTTTTCATTGGCAAACGATCCAAGGAGGCGTTCCGGTAAAAGAAGTTTTGGGTTATAGAAGGTGTCTTCGGGACATTACGGATGACAAGTGTGGGTGGTGCTTATCTCATGTCGAGTCGATTGATCATCTTTTTCTTCATTGTTCATGGTCACACAAAATTTGGTCGGCTCTTTTTAATTGGTGGAATGTTTGTTGGATCATTCCTTCGAATATTCTTGAATTCTCTCTTGAGTGGAGTAATGGGTTGGGGATGAAGGCGTCAAAATTTTGGAAGCTTATTGGTCCGGTTACTCTATGGGCTATGTGGTTAGCCCGAAACGAGTTGGTTTTCAATGGGGTTTATTTGTGTGGGTCGTAA